The proteins below are encoded in one region of Oreochromis niloticus isolate F11D_XX linkage group LG6, O_niloticus_UMD_NMBU, whole genome shotgun sequence:
- the si:ch211-89o9.6 gene encoding transcription factor Sp2 isoform X1: protein MSNRLAFQTQLASIMEVLANAAVAEICKLVDDDYAVVRLQMSQCQRENKALKRKLHLLELKMARGNAERRLRESALNSSRSRVQINGSDRLREPSTPTGDVFDQQREVLLWSSRAAGGDATSELILSESMQSKSPDVELVEPEAVLVKEEKVQVATSRDEEAEQSTSLIGDDGLMECVPHGAEGRMPGPEDQDAQSMSTRCQSQSQACRTKLTGSRGVEKDEEPDVVLVKVEEVEPMTRPQNRPCLSIQEGLVESSTDDYRGVLPFDETTQMSTNQPSDLQDSGRGFSEVSCGHSSLWTNRGGGYVILLTLFSTHSTLPAPLSGWSQVAAPQMTPAESEDSSIVAVQLREPDTNMPANPTEQQQRCSNNPTSSDYSLFELETFFTRWAPDSDPVSAPGGPSCAFIPNKSTEHDQDRVVIIDTRRQPWQVLEPPQTSMSSALKPSGRQSFSSAGRPSASQGSSVPTSLRMQDPGSSQPSWRRTSAQAQMLQQQLQNGNTYSQQESTIPPSQITPSSSTGAVSKTGGVTSKTKAAGAPQSSLSVRGAIAPLASTEVAIAPQHRTTLLTNLNKNRAVCTLPTERRRKSYVCGACGKAFSGLSNLEVHKRVHTGEKPFRCDTCGKHFSEAGNLKKHQRVHTGEKPFSCNQCGKRFAWICNLRTHQQSATGCGAQARGGL from the exons ATGTCCAACCGCCTGGCCTTCCAGACTCAGCTGGCCTCCATCATGGAGGTCCTAGCAAACGCAGCGGTGGCGGAAATCTGTAAGCTAGTGGACGACGACTACGCGGTGGTGAGGTTGCAGATGTCTCAGTGCCAGAGAGAGAACAAGGCACTGAAGAGGAAACTACACCTGCTGGAGCTGAAGATGGCCCGGGGAAATGCCGAGAGGAGGCTCCGGGAGAGTGCCCTGAACAGCAGCCGGTCGAGGGTGCAGATAAACGGCAGCGACAGGCTCCGAGAGCCCTCCACCCCCACCG GTGACGTGTTTGACCAGCAGAGGGAGGTGCTTCTGTGGTCCAGCAGAGCTGCAGGTGGAGATGCAACCAGTGAACTGATCCTGTCTGAAAGCATGCAGAGTAAG TCTCCAGATGTGGAGTTGGTGGAGCCGGAGGCAGTGCTGGTGAAGGAGGAGAAGGTGCAGGTAGCCACGTCTCGAGATGAAGAAGCGGAGCAAAGTACATCGCTTATAGGAGATGATG GGCTGATGGAGTGTGTCCCTCATGGAGCTGAAGGTCGGATGCCTGGCCCCGAGGACCAGGACGCCCAGTCCATGTCTACTCGGTGCCAGTCGCAGAGCCAGGCATGCAGGACGAAGCTTACCGGCAGCAGAGGAGTGGAG AAGGATGAGGAGCCAGATGTGGTGCTGGTGAAGGTAGAGGAGGTGGAGCCGATGACAAGACCTCAGAACAGGCCGTGCCTCAGCATACAGGAAG ggtTGGTGGAGTCCAGCACAGACGACTACAGAGGAGTGCTGCCCTTTgatgaaaccacacagatgTCCACCAATCAGCCATCCGACCTGCAGGACTCTGGGCGGGGCTTCTCAGAGGTCAGCTGTGGCCATTCTTCGCTGTGGACTAATAGAGGGGGCGGTTACG TTATCCTTCTGACACTcttctccacccactccaccctgcctgcacctCTCTCTGGAtggtcccag GTTGCAGCACCTCAAATGACCCCTGCAGAATCAGAAGATAGCAGCATTGTGGCGGTCCAGCTGAGGGAACCAGACACCAACATGCCAGCCAACCCAACCGAGCAGCAGCAGCGATGCAGCAACAACCCCACGAGCTCTGACTACTCTCTCTTTGAACTGGAAACCTTCTTCACCCGCTGGGCCCCTGATAGTGACCCTGTGTCAGCTCCTGGTGGCCCTTCATGTGCATTCATTCCTAACAAGTCAACCGAACATGACCAGGATAGAGTCGTTATCATAGACACTCGTCGACAGCCTTGGCAAGTGCTCGAACCACCACAGACCTCGATGTCCTCGGCGTTGAAGCCGAGCGGAAGGCAGAGTTTCTCCTCTGCAGGCCGTCCGTCTGCATCACAGG GGAGTTCTGTGCCCACGTCTTTGAGAATGCAGGATCCAGGATCTTCCCAGCCTTCCTGGAGGAGAACATCAGCACAGGctcaaatgctgcagcagcagcttcaaaaTGGCAACACTTACTCTCAACAGGAAAGCACCATTCCTCCCTCACAAATCACACCGTCCTCCAGCACAGGTGCTGTCAGTAAAACAGGTGGAGTTACAAGTAAAACCAAGGCTGCTGGGGCTCCACAGTCCTCTCTATCAGTCCGGGGAGCCATAGCACCGCTGGCCAGCACTGAGGTGGCCATCGCCCCACAGCATCGGACAACTCTCCTCACTAACCTTAATAAAAATCGTGCCGTATGCACTTTGCCCACAGAGCGCCGCAGGAAGAGTTACGTATGTGGAGCCTGCGGAAAAGCTTTCTCTGGCCTGTCCAATCTAGAGGTCCACAAGAGAGTGCACACAGGCGAGAAGCCTTTCCGCTGTGACACTTGTGGGAAGCACTTCTCTGAGGCTGGAAACCTGAAAAAACACCAAAGGGTTCACACGGGGGAGAAACCCTTCAGCTGCAACCAGTGTGGGAAGAGGTTTGCTTGGATCTGCAACTTGAGGACACACCAGCAGTCTGCCACAGGCTGCGGAGCACAAGCCAGGGGAGGGCTGTAA
- the si:ch211-89o9.6 gene encoding transcription factor Sp4 isoform X3: MSNRLAFQTQLASIMEVLANAAVAEICKLVDDDYAVVRLQMSQCQRENKALKRKLHLLELKMARGNAERRLRESALNSSRSRVQINGSDRLREPSTPTGDVFDQQREVLLWSSRAAGGDATSELILSESMQSKSPDVELVEPEAVLVKEEKVQVATSRDEEAEQSTSLIGDDGLMECVPHGAEGRMPGPEDQDAQSMSTRCQSQSQACRTKLTGSRGVEKDEEPDVVLVKVEEVEPMTRPQNRPCLSIQEGLVESSTDDYRGVLPFDETTQMSTNQPSDLQDSGRGFSEVAAPQMTPAESEDSSIVAVQLREPDTNMPANPTEQQQRCSNNPTSSDYSLFELETFFTRWAPDSDPVSAPGGPSCAFIPNKSTEHDQDRVVIIDTRRQPWQVLEPPQTSMSSALKPSGRQSFSSAGRPSASQGSSVPTSLRMQDPGSSQPSWRRTSAQAQMLQQQLQNGNTYSQQESTIPPSQITPSSSTGAVSKTGGVTSKTKAAGAPQSSLSVRGAIAPLASTEVAIAPQHRTTLLTNLNKNRAVCTLPTERRRKSYVCGACGKAFSGLSNLEVHKRVHTGEKPFRCDTCGKHFSEAGNLKKHQRVHTGEKPFSCNQCGKRFAWICNLRTHQQSATGCGAQARGGL; the protein is encoded by the exons ATGTCCAACCGCCTGGCCTTCCAGACTCAGCTGGCCTCCATCATGGAGGTCCTAGCAAACGCAGCGGTGGCGGAAATCTGTAAGCTAGTGGACGACGACTACGCGGTGGTGAGGTTGCAGATGTCTCAGTGCCAGAGAGAGAACAAGGCACTGAAGAGGAAACTACACCTGCTGGAGCTGAAGATGGCCCGGGGAAATGCCGAGAGGAGGCTCCGGGAGAGTGCCCTGAACAGCAGCCGGTCGAGGGTGCAGATAAACGGCAGCGACAGGCTCCGAGAGCCCTCCACCCCCACCG GTGACGTGTTTGACCAGCAGAGGGAGGTGCTTCTGTGGTCCAGCAGAGCTGCAGGTGGAGATGCAACCAGTGAACTGATCCTGTCTGAAAGCATGCAGAGTAAG TCTCCAGATGTGGAGTTGGTGGAGCCGGAGGCAGTGCTGGTGAAGGAGGAGAAGGTGCAGGTAGCCACGTCTCGAGATGAAGAAGCGGAGCAAAGTACATCGCTTATAGGAGATGATG GGCTGATGGAGTGTGTCCCTCATGGAGCTGAAGGTCGGATGCCTGGCCCCGAGGACCAGGACGCCCAGTCCATGTCTACTCGGTGCCAGTCGCAGAGCCAGGCATGCAGGACGAAGCTTACCGGCAGCAGAGGAGTGGAG AAGGATGAGGAGCCAGATGTGGTGCTGGTGAAGGTAGAGGAGGTGGAGCCGATGACAAGACCTCAGAACAGGCCGTGCCTCAGCATACAGGAAG ggtTGGTGGAGTCCAGCACAGACGACTACAGAGGAGTGCTGCCCTTTgatgaaaccacacagatgTCCACCAATCAGCCATCCGACCTGCAGGACTCTGGGCGGGGCTTCTCAGAG GTTGCAGCACCTCAAATGACCCCTGCAGAATCAGAAGATAGCAGCATTGTGGCGGTCCAGCTGAGGGAACCAGACACCAACATGCCAGCCAACCCAACCGAGCAGCAGCAGCGATGCAGCAACAACCCCACGAGCTCTGACTACTCTCTCTTTGAACTGGAAACCTTCTTCACCCGCTGGGCCCCTGATAGTGACCCTGTGTCAGCTCCTGGTGGCCCTTCATGTGCATTCATTCCTAACAAGTCAACCGAACATGACCAGGATAGAGTCGTTATCATAGACACTCGTCGACAGCCTTGGCAAGTGCTCGAACCACCACAGACCTCGATGTCCTCGGCGTTGAAGCCGAGCGGAAGGCAGAGTTTCTCCTCTGCAGGCCGTCCGTCTGCATCACAGG GGAGTTCTGTGCCCACGTCTTTGAGAATGCAGGATCCAGGATCTTCCCAGCCTTCCTGGAGGAGAACATCAGCACAGGctcaaatgctgcagcagcagcttcaaaaTGGCAACACTTACTCTCAACAGGAAAGCACCATTCCTCCCTCACAAATCACACCGTCCTCCAGCACAGGTGCTGTCAGTAAAACAGGTGGAGTTACAAGTAAAACCAAGGCTGCTGGGGCTCCACAGTCCTCTCTATCAGTCCGGGGAGCCATAGCACCGCTGGCCAGCACTGAGGTGGCCATCGCCCCACAGCATCGGACAACTCTCCTCACTAACCTTAATAAAAATCGTGCCGTATGCACTTTGCCCACAGAGCGCCGCAGGAAGAGTTACGTATGTGGAGCCTGCGGAAAAGCTTTCTCTGGCCTGTCCAATCTAGAGGTCCACAAGAGAGTGCACACAGGCGAGAAGCCTTTCCGCTGTGACACTTGTGGGAAGCACTTCTCTGAGGCTGGAAACCTGAAAAAACACCAAAGGGTTCACACGGGGGAGAAACCCTTCAGCTGCAACCAGTGTGGGAAGAGGTTTGCTTGGATCTGCAACTTGAGGACACACCAGCAGTCTGCCACAGGCTGCGGAGCACAAGCCAGGGGAGGGCTGTAA
- the si:ch211-89o9.6 gene encoding transcription factor Sp2 isoform X2: MSNRLAFQTQLASIMEVLANAAVAEICKLVDDDYAVVRLQMSQCQRENKALKRKLHLLELKMARGNAERRLRESALNSSRSRVQINGSDRLREPSTPTGDVFDQQREVLLWSSRAAGGDATSELILSESMQSKSPDVELVEPEAVLVKEEKVQVATSRDEEAEQSTSLIGDDGLMECVPHGAEGRMPGPEDQDAQSMSTRCQSQSQACRTKLTGSRGVEDEEPDVVLVKVEEVEPMTRPQNRPCLSIQEGLVESSTDDYRGVLPFDETTQMSTNQPSDLQDSGRGFSEVSCGHSSLWTNRGGGYVILLTLFSTHSTLPAPLSGWSQVAAPQMTPAESEDSSIVAVQLREPDTNMPANPTEQQQRCSNNPTSSDYSLFELETFFTRWAPDSDPVSAPGGPSCAFIPNKSTEHDQDRVVIIDTRRQPWQVLEPPQTSMSSALKPSGRQSFSSAGRPSASQGSSVPTSLRMQDPGSSQPSWRRTSAQAQMLQQQLQNGNTYSQQESTIPPSQITPSSSTGAVSKTGGVTSKTKAAGAPQSSLSVRGAIAPLASTEVAIAPQHRTTLLTNLNKNRAVCTLPTERRRKSYVCGACGKAFSGLSNLEVHKRVHTGEKPFRCDTCGKHFSEAGNLKKHQRVHTGEKPFSCNQCGKRFAWICNLRTHQQSATGCGAQARGGL, encoded by the exons ATGTCCAACCGCCTGGCCTTCCAGACTCAGCTGGCCTCCATCATGGAGGTCCTAGCAAACGCAGCGGTGGCGGAAATCTGTAAGCTAGTGGACGACGACTACGCGGTGGTGAGGTTGCAGATGTCTCAGTGCCAGAGAGAGAACAAGGCACTGAAGAGGAAACTACACCTGCTGGAGCTGAAGATGGCCCGGGGAAATGCCGAGAGGAGGCTCCGGGAGAGTGCCCTGAACAGCAGCCGGTCGAGGGTGCAGATAAACGGCAGCGACAGGCTCCGAGAGCCCTCCACCCCCACCG GTGACGTGTTTGACCAGCAGAGGGAGGTGCTTCTGTGGTCCAGCAGAGCTGCAGGTGGAGATGCAACCAGTGAACTGATCCTGTCTGAAAGCATGCAGAGTAAG TCTCCAGATGTGGAGTTGGTGGAGCCGGAGGCAGTGCTGGTGAAGGAGGAGAAGGTGCAGGTAGCCACGTCTCGAGATGAAGAAGCGGAGCAAAGTACATCGCTTATAGGAGATGATG GGCTGATGGAGTGTGTCCCTCATGGAGCTGAAGGTCGGATGCCTGGCCCCGAGGACCAGGACGCCCAGTCCATGTCTACTCGGTGCCAGTCGCAGAGCCAGGCATGCAGGACGAAGCTTACCGGCAGCAGAGGAGTGGAG GATGAGGAGCCAGATGTGGTGCTGGTGAAGGTAGAGGAGGTGGAGCCGATGACAAGACCTCAGAACAGGCCGTGCCTCAGCATACAGGAAG ggtTGGTGGAGTCCAGCACAGACGACTACAGAGGAGTGCTGCCCTTTgatgaaaccacacagatgTCCACCAATCAGCCATCCGACCTGCAGGACTCTGGGCGGGGCTTCTCAGAGGTCAGCTGTGGCCATTCTTCGCTGTGGACTAATAGAGGGGGCGGTTACG TTATCCTTCTGACACTcttctccacccactccaccctgcctgcacctCTCTCTGGAtggtcccag GTTGCAGCACCTCAAATGACCCCTGCAGAATCAGAAGATAGCAGCATTGTGGCGGTCCAGCTGAGGGAACCAGACACCAACATGCCAGCCAACCCAACCGAGCAGCAGCAGCGATGCAGCAACAACCCCACGAGCTCTGACTACTCTCTCTTTGAACTGGAAACCTTCTTCACCCGCTGGGCCCCTGATAGTGACCCTGTGTCAGCTCCTGGTGGCCCTTCATGTGCATTCATTCCTAACAAGTCAACCGAACATGACCAGGATAGAGTCGTTATCATAGACACTCGTCGACAGCCTTGGCAAGTGCTCGAACCACCACAGACCTCGATGTCCTCGGCGTTGAAGCCGAGCGGAAGGCAGAGTTTCTCCTCTGCAGGCCGTCCGTCTGCATCACAGG GGAGTTCTGTGCCCACGTCTTTGAGAATGCAGGATCCAGGATCTTCCCAGCCTTCCTGGAGGAGAACATCAGCACAGGctcaaatgctgcagcagcagcttcaaaaTGGCAACACTTACTCTCAACAGGAAAGCACCATTCCTCCCTCACAAATCACACCGTCCTCCAGCACAGGTGCTGTCAGTAAAACAGGTGGAGTTACAAGTAAAACCAAGGCTGCTGGGGCTCCACAGTCCTCTCTATCAGTCCGGGGAGCCATAGCACCGCTGGCCAGCACTGAGGTGGCCATCGCCCCACAGCATCGGACAACTCTCCTCACTAACCTTAATAAAAATCGTGCCGTATGCACTTTGCCCACAGAGCGCCGCAGGAAGAGTTACGTATGTGGAGCCTGCGGAAAAGCTTTCTCTGGCCTGTCCAATCTAGAGGTCCACAAGAGAGTGCACACAGGCGAGAAGCCTTTCCGCTGTGACACTTGTGGGAAGCACTTCTCTGAGGCTGGAAACCTGAAAAAACACCAAAGGGTTCACACGGGGGAGAAACCCTTCAGCTGCAACCAGTGTGGGAAGAGGTTTGCTTGGATCTGCAACTTGAGGACACACCAGCAGTCTGCCACAGGCTGCGGAGCACAAGCCAGGGGAGGGCTGTAA